One Formosa sp. Hel3_A1_48 genomic window, GAACTTATGATGAAATGCCCAAGCTAGAACAAACGGCCCTTGAATTGGTTAAAGGCAGTATTTTGGATATTGGCTGTGGTGCAGGAAGTCACAGTTTACATCTTAAAGCAAAAGGCTTCAAGGTAAAATCGATAGACATATCTCCAAAAGCTATTGAATGTTGTCAGCTCAGAGGATTAGATAATTCAGAGGTTTTAAATGTTTTAGATGAAACACAACGCTTTGATACTCTGCTGCTGTTAATGAACGGATCTGGTGTTTTCCAGTCGTTAGAAGAAACTCCAAAAGTCCTGAATCATTTAAAAAAGCTATTAAACAAAAATGGTCAAATCCTTATTGATTCTTCAGATATCAAATACATGTTTGAAGATGATGATGGAGGGGTTTGGTTGGATACGCACAACGCATATTATGGCGAATTGGCATATACCGTTCGGTACAAAGGTAAAGAGGATTCCTTTAAGTGGATGTACCTTGATTTTGATCGATTAAAAACAGCTTGTTCAATTGTTGGTCTGGAGTGTATTAAAATCGAGGAAGGACCTCATCACGATTTTTTAGCACAAATAAAAAAAAAGGAATAGACTAAAAATCAAACTTATAAAAAGCGCCGGCTGAAACTTGAGCTCTCTGAACAGGGAAATCCATCCAACGTTGGTAATTCCTTCCAAGAATATTATTCAATTTTAAAGTTAAAGACCACTTAGGAGTGAGGCTATAAGACGCATCGATGTTCAAATCAATAAAAGCATCTAAAGCAGTTGTTTTAGGCGATTGGTTTTCTTGAGAAATATCCGTTTTTTGAAGATCAAAACGCTTACCAAAATAATAGCCTTGAAACCCTAGATTCAAACGATTTGTAGGTTGATAACGCATTTCTAAACTAGCCTGAATCTTAGGTAAATTCCATGCCTCTTCTTCATTATCCAAACCGTAAGAACTAAAGGATGCTTTGGTCGTTATATTTAACGAGTTGTTGAATTGAAAAAAAAGTGAGCCTTGAACAGTAAGTGTTTCCATATCGTCATATACAACACCAAAAGAATTGCCATATCTGAAGGGCTGGTTATTCAAATTTGATTGTATACCATTTTTCTGAAATAATACTGCATCATTTTGCCGCGAAAAAACAGCACTAGCATCATATGATACACTATTTGCCAACTTTCCCTTAGTCCCCACAAATAGCTTGTACGGCATAGAGGTTGGAAGAATATTTAAGGTGGGTGCAATAAATGGATTTTCGAGATATAAATCTCTGTATGTGTTCTGGTCAAGATCTCCTTC contains:
- a CDS encoding class I SAM-dependent methyltransferase; the encoded protein is MNDVFGTALLDFQTGKCKEDILTSTSISDEEPLSVSYLFRTYDEMPKLEQTALELVKGSILDIGCGAGSHSLHLKAKGFKVKSIDISPKAIECCQLRGLDNSEVLNVLDETQRFDTLLLLMNGSGVFQSLEETPKVLNHLKKLLNKNGQILIDSSDIKYMFEDDDGGVWLDTHNAYYGELAYTVRYKGKEDSFKWMYLDFDRLKTACSIVGLECIKIEEGPHHDFLAQIKKKE